A single genomic interval of Vicia villosa cultivar HV-30 ecotype Madison, WI unplaced genomic scaffold, Vvil1.0 ctg.000060F_1_1, whole genome shotgun sequence harbors:
- the LOC131623282 gene encoding sister chromatid cohesion 1 protein 1-like, with amino-acid sequence MHKKKINREELNSLNVANICYLTDVVCFLEGIVTVFQKKVNLLHADVWEAQAGMEIAIAKKNAKKAPVNDGDKEYMTLGEIMQINVSPTKRVQRRSLRSLTLDNVDLSGNEGGEEEVPMIDRHQAAPASITLIDSYQTNVEPQFERFGIEGDDGTQVNDEFPAVVIPSPSSRDDPKRADITEDRDPVPQIIQQDLENINAREEPQRVEPANRKRRRPIKMDMEQQKIPLSTLRLWQSHTSDIKRNVGHGIQSTTNIVNFMGGPLHALGGFESYQSYSDRAMQNHPLEPSSTSPPGVDNNDFAEYKDNNFMIKSPNVKSFEEPDGNIDNQLDATEKERTQINDNGLRVPESTLQASSSRVPESTLHASSSTVPEHGHFSQLDLDRER; translated from the exons ATGCATAAGAAGAAGATAAACCGAGAAGAGCTGAATTCGTTGAATGTAGCCAACATCTG CTATTTAACCGATGTTGTGTGTTTTTTAGAAGGAATAGTGACTGTTTTTCAGAAAAAAGTGAATCTACTTCACG CTGACGTTTGGGAAGCTCAG GCTGGGATGGAGATAGCAATAGCGAAAAAGAATGCCAA GAAAGCTCCAGTTAATGATGGGGATAAAGAAtatatgactctgggagaaattATGCAAATCAATGTATCCCCTACAAAGCGGGTCCAACGTAGATCCTTACGTTCTTTG ACACTTGACAATGTGGATTTATCTGGTAATGAAGGCGGAGAGGAGGAAGTTCCAATGATTGATCGTCATCAAG CTGCTCCGGCGAGTATTACTTTAATTGACTCTTACCAAACTAATGTGGAGCCACAATTTGAGAG GTTTGGCATCGAAGGAGATGACGGAACACAAGTAAATGATGAATTTCCAGCCGTGGTCATACCCTCCCCATCTTCTCGAGACGATCCAAAGAGAG CTGATATAACTGAAGACAGAGATCCTGTGCCCCAGATCATTCAGCAAGATTTAGAAAACATTAATGCTAGAGAG GAACCTCAAAGAGTAGAGCCAGCTAATAGGAAAAGAAGAAGACCAATAAAAATGGACATGGAGCAGCAAAAGATCCCTCTTTCTACTCTCAGGCTCTGGCAGAGTCACACTTCTGATATAAAAAGAAAT GTGGGACATGGTATCCAGTCTACAACTAACATAGTTAATTTCATGGGAGGGCCGCTCCATGCATTAGGAGGGTTTGAGTCCTATCAATCATATTCAG ATAGGGCGATGCAAAATCATCCTCTAGAACCATCATCAACATCACCTCCAGGAGTAGACAACAATGATTTCGCAGAATAC AAGGATAATAACTTCatgataaaatctccaaatgtgAAGAGTTTTGAGGAACCTGATGGTAACATAGACAATCAACTTGATGCTACGGAAAAGGAGCGGACACAGATCAATGATAATGGTTTGAGAGTACCTGAATCTACTCTCCAGGCCTCTTCAAGTAGAGTACCTGAATCTACTCTCCATGCCTCTTCAAGTACAGTACCTGAACATGGTCATTTCTCACAATTAGATTTGGATAGAGAAAGGTAa